A window from Saccharomyces cerevisiae S288C chromosome XIII, complete sequence encodes these proteins:
- the INP2 gene encoding Inp2p (Peroxisome-specific receptor important for peroxisome inheritance; co-fractionates with peroxisome membranes and co-localizes with peroxisomes in vivo; physically interacts with the myosin V motor Myo2p; INP2 is not an essential gene) — MTTNSRPSALQAPGLQIFSMLKSSEEDGFMSSSLTLDSDNIIGVTENNRQEFYSTWRKPSLLSSRSVLHEYSPTIVGSNDCTFSPITVGKTTKFFNWDDIISRIFMQQPFGVTHQFFEEFRYSIITSHFLNDMNHYRLSLHLDQSIMNFHKSSTLLKNVPPKSVPFMATKYGKLAVAEDKKLYFRQNFNYLSMIITSYRVLTQLKKYCRKKNSPGLKRVVILILVAVYLSIQQEYFRRHLICYKTLLKVRKVLESLQQVDVMIHKYHLRFKEIKNHSFISRVSLISIADEHSSVIKELLVFSSDALFYKLKSIIPDIVIFSDTSELSKYCELYGIDVPNLYYNNTTTVKDLDGKLYRLKLLKKFMLCCLLSLDMTGNENLSNVNMRNALNKIFPDYMARVQLKKKYNPIGTFQNIVSLLRGLHSLLSTVLVSLNDHKQILYAFPEETSTNTGCERANVCSFSKNDKLFQALNYLKMIENNLLAIDIRNGITENDRNIIEDKLEELITFWKTSKICGNISRIQKVSPTNTINHGFHLDILKGRKSPRSSSVQGLSLERKVDFIDVAESVNDSFENDTELEEYEDYDCQEECSAGSRQNHRVDFIGKDSCRKPDFKQLSDNELRRKLDERILKLAQENREGRERLRTAKSFELLRKAQASMSVKFGFQKPLRDDAFLESRPLSKCKVSSEETIPFLYELKGLLGNDS, encoded by the coding sequence ATGACAACAAACTCACGTCCATCCGCCTTGCAGGCTCCCGGTTTACAGATTTTTTCCATGCTGAAATCAAGCGAAGAGGATGGATTCATGAGTTCTAGTCTAACCCTTGATAGTGATAACATAATAGGTGTCACCGAGAACAATCGTCAAGAATTTTACTCTACGTGGCGAAAACCGTCCCTATTAAGCAGCCGCAGCGTATTACATGAATACTCCCCTACAATTGTGGGATCTAATGACTGTACTTTTTCACCTATAACCGTAGGAAAAACAACGAAGTTTTTTAATTGGGATGATAttatttcaagaattttcatgCAACAGCCATTCGGTGTAACACACcaattctttgaagaatttcGGTATTCAATCATTActtctcattttttgaatgatatGAATCATTACAGGTTATCACTACATCTTGATCAATCTATTATGAACTTTCATAAAAGCTCAACTTTGTTAAAGAATGTACCTCCCAAATCTGTACCATTTATGGCGACAAAATATGGTAAATTGGCGGTAGCAGAGgacaaaaaattatatttcAGACAAAATTTCAACTACCTTTCGATGATTATAACCTCTTATCGAGTACTTACacagttgaaaaaatactgtagaaaaaaaaatagtcCAGGTCTGAAGAGAGTTGTAATTTTAATACTCGTAGCAGTGTATTTATCAATTCAGCAAGAATACTTTCGAAGACATTTGATTTGCTATAAAACCTTATTAAAGGTACGGAAAGTGCTCGAATCATTACAACAAGTGGATGTAATGATTCATAAATATCATCTTCgatttaaagaaataaaaaatcataGTTTTATATCAAGAGTGTCTCTTATTTCAATTGCTGACGAGCACTCATCTGTGATAAAAGAGCTCCTAGTATTCTCAAGTGATGCACTGTTTTATAAACTCAAATCAATCATTCCAGATATTGTCATCTTTAGCGATACAAGTGAGCTATCGAAATACTGTGAATTATACGGTATCGATGTACCAAATCTTTACTATAATAATACTACCACAGTAAAAGACCTTGATGGTAAGCTTTATCGTCTCAAACTGCTAAAGAAATTTATGCTCTGTTGTTTGCTGTCTTTAGATATGACAGGAAACgaaaatctttcaaatgtAAACATGAGAAACGCACTAAACAAAATCTTTCCAGATTACATGGCAAGGGTGcaactcaaaaaaaaatataatccAATAGGTACATTCCAAAATATAGTTAGTCTATTAAGAGGATTACATTCACTACTCTCCACTGTCCTGGTGTCTTTGAATGACCATAAGCAAATATTGTATGCATTTCCTGAAGAAACATCAACTAATACTGGTTGTGAAAGAGCAAATGTatgttcattttcaaagaatgaTAAATTGTTTCAGGCACTTAATTACTTAAAAATGATCGAGAACAATCTATTAGCTATTGACATTCGAAATGGCATAACAGAGAATGATAGGAACATCATTGAGGATAAGTTGGAGGAGCTCATTACTTTCTGGAAAACCTCGAAAATTTGTGGCAATATTTCTAGGATACAAAAGGTATCCCCAACCAATACAATCAACCATGGTTTCCATCTGGATATCCTCAAAGGCAGAAAGTCACCCCGTTCTTCGTCAGTACAAGGTCTTAGCTTAGAGAGGAAAGTTGACTTCATTGATGTTGCTGAATCGGTGAATGACTCTTTTGAAAACGACACCGAACTAGAGGAATATGAAGACTACGACTGTCAGGAGGAATGTTCTGCCGGTTCACGCCAAAATCACCGCGTAGATTTTATCGGAAAGGATAGTTGTAGGAAACCAGATTTCAAGCAACTTTCTGACAACGAATTACGACGCAAGTTAGAtgaaagaattttgaaattggcTCAAGAAAACCGTGAAGGCAGGGAAAGGCTAAGAACTGCAAAGTCCTTTGAATTGCTAAGAAAAGCTCAGGCTTCCATGTCCGTAAAGTTTGGCTTTCAAAAACCATTAAGAGACGATGCCTTTCTTGAGAGCAGGCCTCTCAGCAAATGCAAAGTATCTTCGGAAGAAACTATCCCATTTTTGTATGAATTAAAAGGATTACTAGGAAATGATtcatga